One genomic window of Roseobacter ponti includes the following:
- a CDS encoding substrate-binding protein: MSKSNFTRRGLIKTGAVAGAAGLSLPTYLRADGHSGFTNAPTGDTVTLGFNVPQSGPYADEGADELRAFELAVEHLNGGGDGGMMQTFSSKALQGNGILGKKVEYVSGDTQTKSDAARASARSMIEKDGAIMITGGSSSGVAVAVQALCQEAGVIFMAGLTHSNDTTGKDKKANGFRHFFNSYMSGAALAPVLAAQYGKDRKAYHLTADYNWGYTTQEAVQSSTEAMGWETVNAVLTPLTQTDFSSYIAPVLQSGADVLVLNHYGGNMVNSLTNAVQFGLRDKEVNGKKFEIVVPLYSELMARGAGANIKGIFGSQNWDWKLENQLGARYVGTNAFVQSFGEKYGFPPSQAAHTCYVQTLLYADAVERAGSFNPCAVVEALEGFEFDGMGNGPTLYRADDHQCFKDVVVVKGKENPENEYDLVEIVEVTPTEQVTYEPDHPQMAGGQLGECNPGA; encoded by the coding sequence ATGTCCAAATCGAACTTTACACGTCGTGGTCTGATCAAGACCGGCGCCGTCGCCGGCGCCGCCGGCCTGTCGCTGCCGACGTATCTGCGCGCGGACGGCCACAGCGGCTTCACCAACGCACCGACCGGCGACACGGTCACACTGGGTTTCAACGTGCCGCAGTCCGGCCCCTATGCCGATGAGGGTGCTGACGAGCTGCGCGCCTTTGAGCTTGCTGTCGAGCACCTGAACGGTGGCGGCGACGGCGGCATGATGCAGACGTTTTCGTCCAAAGCGCTGCAGGGTAACGGTATCCTCGGCAAGAAAGTCGAATATGTCAGCGGCGATACTCAGACCAAATCAGACGCCGCACGCGCTTCTGCCCGGTCGATGATCGAAAAAGACGGCGCCATCATGATTACCGGCGGTTCGTCCTCGGGTGTGGCCGTTGCGGTCCAGGCGCTTTGCCAGGAAGCCGGCGTTATCTTCATGGCGGGTCTGACGCACTCCAACGACACCACCGGCAAAGACAAAAAAGCCAACGGTTTCCGCCACTTCTTTAACTCCTACATGTCCGGTGCGGCCCTCGCGCCTGTTCTGGCCGCGCAATACGGCAAGGACCGCAAGGCCTATCACCTGACTGCGGACTACAACTGGGGCTACACCACCCAAGAGGCCGTGCAGTCCTCGACCGAAGCCATGGGCTGGGAAACTGTCAACGCGGTTCTGACACCGCTGACACAGACTGACTTCTCCTCCTATATCGCGCCTGTGCTGCAGTCCGGTGCGGACGTGCTCGTTCTGAACCACTACGGCGGGAACATGGTGAACTCGCTGACCAACGCGGTTCAGTTCGGCCTGCGTGACAAAGAAGTGAACGGCAAGAAGTTCGAGATTGTCGTGCCGCTCTACTCCGAGCTTATGGCCCGCGGTGCCGGTGCCAACATCAAGGGCATCTTCGGCTCGCAGAACTGGGACTGGAAACTCGAAAACCAGCTGGGCGCGCGGTATGTGGGCACCAATGCCTTCGTGCAGTCCTTCGGTGAGAAGTACGGCTTCCCGCCCAGCCAGGCTGCGCACACATGCTATGTGCAGACCCTGCTCTATGCGGATGCAGTGGAACGCGCAGGCTCGTTCAACCCATGTGCCGTCGTCGAGGCCCTCGAAGGTTTCGAGTTTGACGGTATGGGCAACGGTCCGACGCTTTACCGCGCGGATGACCACCAGTGCTTCAAAGACGTTGTCGTTGTGAAGGGTAAAGAGAACCCCGAAAACGAATACGACCTCGTTGAGATCGTTGAAGTCACGCCGACCGAACAGGTCACATATGAGCCCGATCACCCGCAGATGGCGGGCGGTCAGCTGGGCGAATGTAACCCGGGCGCATAA
- a CDS encoding helix-turn-helix domain-containing protein: MPREGLTGSRIRERRSVAGLRQAELARSLGISASYLNLIEHNRRRIGGKLLVNIARALGVEPSVLTEGAEATLIATLREAATDASLSAEETGRADELAGRFPGWAEVLAAGHRRIATLERTVEVLNDRLTHDPQLAASVHELLSTAAAIRSTASILADEKDLEADWRDRFHANLDQDSLRLADSSRALVEYFEAGQSGEDTSSSPQDELDAFLDANAWRFDAIETGEKTPGDIIAAAPELRQRAARQLAGTVLDRIAADAARVSLKDLQAALAEHGPDPVALARHTGAPVALVLRRMASLAEPECGLVICDRAGSIVFRKPAGQFVIPRFAPACALWPLFSALNQPGQVLRIPVVQLGRGRTAFDCFAVAETVGAPAYNMPPLMQATMLLMPVAAPAPEDALQVGSTCRVCPAERCPGRREPSILREGV; encoded by the coding sequence ATGCCACGCGAAGGACTGACCGGCAGCCGTATCCGCGAACGGCGTTCCGTGGCGGGGCTGCGGCAGGCGGAACTGGCCCGCAGTCTGGGGATATCGGCCTCTTACCTCAACCTGATCGAGCATAACCGGCGCAGAATCGGAGGCAAACTGCTGGTGAATATCGCCCGGGCCCTCGGCGTTGAACCGTCGGTTCTGACCGAAGGTGCTGAGGCCACGCTCATTGCGACGCTGCGCGAAGCGGCCACGGACGCCAGCCTTTCGGCCGAGGAAACCGGGCGGGCCGATGAGCTTGCCGGGCGCTTTCCGGGCTGGGCTGAGGTGCTGGCGGCAGGGCACCGGCGCATCGCGACGCTGGAGCGCACCGTCGAGGTGCTGAACGACCGGCTGACGCATGATCCGCAGCTTGCAGCCTCGGTGCACGAACTGTTGTCAACGGCGGCGGCGATCCGTTCTACTGCCTCAATCCTCGCCGATGAAAAGGATCTCGAAGCCGACTGGCGTGACCGCTTTCACGCCAACCTTGACCAGGACAGTCTGCGCCTTGCGGACAGCTCCAGGGCGCTGGTTGAATATTTCGAGGCGGGGCAGAGCGGTGAAGACACATCTTCCAGCCCGCAGGATGAGCTTGATGCCTTTCTGGATGCGAACGCCTGGCGTTTTGATGCCATCGAGACCGGTGAGAAAACACCCGGTGACATCATCGCCGCCGCCCCGGAACTGCGCCAGCGCGCGGCCCGGCAGCTTGCCGGCACGGTGTTAGACCGGATTGCCGCAGACGCCGCCCGCGTTTCCCTGAAGGACCTGCAGGCGGCTCTGGCGGAACACGGGCCCGACCCGGTTGCGCTGGCACGGCACACCGGCGCGCCGGTGGCGCTTGTTCTGCGCCGCATGGCGAGCCTCGCCGAGCCCGAGTGCGGTCTGGTGATCTGTGACCGCGCCGGCAGCATCGTGTTCCGCAAACCTGCCGGGCAGTTCGTGATCCCGCGGTTTGCGCCCGCCTGTGCGCTCTGGCCGCTTTTTTCTGCACTGAACCAGCCCGGACAGGTGCTGCGAATCCCTGTTGTGCAGCTGGGCCGGGGGCGGACGGCCTTTGACTGCTTTGCTGTGGCCGAAACCGTAGGCGCGCCGGCCTATAACATGCCACCGCTGATGCAGGCGACGATGCTGCTGATGCCGGTTGCAGCACCGGCGCCTGAGGACGCGTTGCAGGTCGGATCCACCTGCCGTGTCTGTCCGGCGGAGCGCTGCCCGGGCCGCCGCGAGCCGTCAATCCTGCGCGAGGGGGTCTGA
- a CDS encoding branched-chain amino acid ABC transporter permease: MDAIILQILNGLDKGSAYALIALGLTLIFGTLGVVNFAHGALFMIGAFCAVTLSRILTLSHTVIDETQKDFLGNPLKVDVPYIYDIFGQQTGDAIIDWAVPISILFAIPVMVGIGFAMERGLIKHFYKRPHADQILVTFGLAIVLQEIIKYFYGANPIPTPAPDAFRGSFDFGAMLGFDPNTIIYPYWRLVYFAFSAVIIGAVFAFLQFTTFGMVVRAGMADRETVGLLGINIDKRFTIMFGIAAAVAGLAGVMYAPINSPNYHMGMDFLVLSFVVVVVGGMGSLSGAVLAGFLLGILESFASMAVVLEILPGINQIIIYLVAIIILLTRPRGLMGRKGVMEE, from the coding sequence ATGGACGCAATCATTCTGCAAATTCTGAACGGCCTGGACAAAGGATCGGCCTATGCGCTGATCGCGCTGGGTCTGACACTGATTTTCGGCACTCTCGGGGTCGTCAATTTCGCCCACGGGGCGCTTTTCATGATCGGCGCCTTCTGTGCCGTGACCCTGAGCCGGATCCTGACGCTCAGCCATACGGTGATCGATGAGACGCAAAAAGACTTTCTGGGCAATCCGCTCAAAGTCGACGTGCCCTATATCTACGACATTTTCGGCCAGCAGACGGGCGATGCGATCATTGACTGGGCGGTGCCCATCTCGATCCTCTTTGCGATCCCTGTCATGGTGGGCATCGGCTTTGCGATGGAACGTGGCCTGATCAAACACTTCTACAAACGTCCCCACGCAGATCAGATCCTCGTGACCTTCGGGCTTGCCATCGTGCTGCAGGAGATCATCAAGTATTTCTATGGTGCCAACCCGATCCCCACCCCGGCACCTGATGCGTTTCGCGGCTCGTTCGACTTCGGCGCGATGCTGGGTTTTGATCCCAACACGATCATCTACCCCTACTGGCGCCTTGTTTACTTTGCCTTCTCGGCTGTGATCATCGGTGCCGTCTTTGCCTTTCTTCAGTTCACCACCTTTGGCATGGTCGTCCGCGCAGGCATGGCAGACCGGGAAACCGTGGGCCTGCTGGGCATCAACATCGACAAACGGTTTACCATCATGTTCGGCATCGCGGCGGCGGTCGCGGGGCTGGCCGGGGTTATGTACGCTCCGATCAACTCGCCCAATTATCACATGGGCATGGATTTCCTCGTTCTCAGCTTTGTTGTGGTCGTCGTCGGCGGCATGGGGTCGCTCTCCGGCGCTGTGCTCGCAGGCTTCCTGCTGGGTATTCTCGAAAGCTTCGCCTCTATGGCGGTCGTGCTCGAGATCCTGCCCGGAATCAACCAGATCATCATCTATCTGGTCGCCATCATCATCTTGCTGACCCGTCCGCGTGGCCTCATGGGCCGCAAAGGCGTGATGGAGGAATAA